From the genome of Argentina anserina chromosome 4, drPotAnse1.1, whole genome shotgun sequence, one region includes:
- the LOC126790397 gene encoding peptidyl-prolyl cis-trans isomerase CYP21-4 → MARIKPQALLLQSKKKKGPTGISVTTIIMCNLLIALIALSLVATYRYWSRRSLDHSGSNFSAQEEMDVFAKKDDLPGYAILNTSKGYITAELFKDGSPEVVDRFLDLCQKGHFKGMLFSHVIKHYVIKGGDSLGLGVAEDWISKKKLRSQLVTSPKHEAFMLGTTKNKLENKGFELVITTAPIPDLNDKLIVFGRVIKGEDVVQEIEEVDTDEHYRPKSPVGITSVTLKREI, encoded by the exons ATGGCTCGCATAAAGCCCCAGGCGCTGTTACTACagagcaagaagaagaaggggcCGACTGGGATCAGTGTCACTACCATAATCATGTGCAATCTACTCATCGCTTTGATCGCCTTGTCCTTGGTCGCCACTTATCGCTATTGGTCCAGAAG GTCTCTCGATCATTCCGGCTCGAACTTTTCTGCTCAAGAG GAAATGGATGTGTTTGCAAAGAAGGATGATCTTCCTGGTTATGCT atTTTGAACACATCAAAAGGTTATATCACAGCGGAACTTTTCAAGGATGGTTCTCCAGAGGTTGTGGACAGATTTCTCGACTTATG TCAAAAGGGACACTTTAAGGGGATGCTCTTCAGTCACGTAATAAAACACTATGTAATTAAAGGAGGGGATTCCCTAGGGCTTGGAGTGGCTGAAGATTGGATATCAAAAAAGAAGCTTCGTAGTCAACTTGTGACaag TCCAAAGCATGAAGCGTTTATGCTTGGAACTACGAAGAATAAACTAGAGAACAAAGGATTTGAGCTTGTCATCACAACGGCACCAATACCAGATTTAAATGATAAGCTTATTGTGTTTGGACGTGTCATCAAAGGAGAGGATGTGGTGCAG GAAATTGAAGAGGTTGATACAGATGAACATTATCGGCCGAAATCTCCTGTTGGTATCACCAGTGTGACTCTAAAACGCGAGATATAA
- the LOC126792294 gene encoding uncharacterized protein LOC126792294: MDLGGGFKVKHGHFRAGLDSGEILVVRLPDKKVMRIVSRSVFLALVMLTLPCIRSIIKGVSVSELESTRGSDMFKFEQLGMIFNDLAGEGLRVEGDKSLIVSPSNAGVIHALRSLNVVGDGFEVAMDSDSERKSSFKDESVDFVFAFDLVDAKFVDRVLKVGGIVAVPLSNDPSNAFSKTSNYKIVYLRRYASTFVAMRKTGPAAEQQQENAGRRRLCQFGSEAKEAVLQGLEDVLLEPPRRGLAKSSQYLKKMKFLPDLLGNSLENYERRVFVNVDLNEKSNGAIEWFHQNYPKMNTEFEVHNLELEAEEEASSKPQKDVSGWLKENVKEEDYVVMKAEAEVVVDMMQKRSICLVDELFLECNNEWWQNGKTDKSKRAYWECIALHGRLRDLGVAVHQWFL, encoded by the coding sequence ATGGATTTGGGTGGCGGTTTCAAGGTCAAGCATGGTCATTTCAGGGCCGGATTGGACTCCGGTGAGATATTGGTGGTGAGGCTGCCGGATAAGAAGGTCATGCGCATTGTTTCCCGGTCAGTTTTTCTTGCTTTGGTTATGCTCACACTGCCCTGCATTAGGTCTATTATTAAGGGTGTGAGTGTTTCTGAATTGGAAAGCACTCGTGGGTCTGACATGTTCAAATTTGAGCAATTGGGTATGATTTTCAATGATTTGGCTGGTGAAGGCCTTCGTGTCGAGGGAGACAAGTCTCTCATTGTGAGTCCTAGCAATGCTGGTGTGATCCATGCTCTTCGTAGTTTGAATGTTGTTGGTGATGGATTCGAAGTTGCTATGGATTCTGATTCGGAGAGGAAGAGCTCGTTCAAGGACGAGTCTGTGGATTTTGTGTTTGCGTTTGATTTAGTTGACGCTAAATTTGTGGATCGGGTCTTGAAAGTTGGTGGCATTGTTGCTGTTCCTCTAAGCAATGACCCTTCAAATGCTTTTAGTAAGACTTCCAATTACAAGATTGTGTATCTTCGCCGGTACGCTTCGACTTTTGTGGCAATGAGGAAGACCGGTCCGGCTGCTGAGCAGCAGCAGGAGAATGCTGGCCGCCGCCGGCTTTGCCAATTTGGAAGTGAGGCCAAGGAGGCCGTCCTACAGGGTCTTGAAGATGTGTTGCTTGAGCCACCAAGACGTGGTTTGGCAAAATCTAGCCAGTacttgaagaagatgaagttcCTCCCTGATCTGCTGGGGAACTCTCTTGAAAATTACGAGCGCCGTGTGTTTGTTAATGTGGACTTGAATGAGAAAAGCAATGGCGCAATTGAATGGTTTCATCAAAACTATCCTAAAATGAATACAGAATTTGAAGTACACAACCTTGAACTGGAGGCTGAAGAAGAAGCTTCAAGCAAGCCGCAGAAGGATGTTTCAGGTTGGCTAAAGGAGAATGTGAAAGAAGAAGACTATGTTGTGATGAAAGCAGAAGCAGAAGTTGTTGTCGATATGATGCAGAAGCGCTCAATCTGCCTGGTGGATGAGTTGTTTCTGGAATGTAACAATGAGTGGTGGCAGAATGGAAAGACTGATAAGAGCAAGAGAGCTTATTGGGAGTGCATTGCTCTACATGGAAGGCTAAGGGATCTAGGAGTTGCTGTGCACCAGTGGTTTCTCTAG
- the LOC126790378 gene encoding probable N-acetyltransferase HLS1, producing the protein MVNKAANKVLIRKFNEDTDIEVVGKLERSCELESKRGVSIFTNMMCDPLCRIRFYPVHIMLVAQLLENEELVGVVRGCIKHVGTGFGGHVMGCILGLRVSPTHRRMGIGFQLMNSVEEWLLRNGAQYTFLATERNNTASTNLFTAKCSYMNISSLIIYVQSTCSSAKHLLHQTIKIEKLHVDQAISLYENRLRGKDIFPTDMDVILKEKFSLGTWVCYFKGQGWINLDSEEYNHGTITKTQSSWVIFSIWNTCEAYKLRIRESHPLSYFHATLSHAREKIFSWLNIPQSNVSLQSSLGFLFLYGMHGEGEQFGELMKSAWNFALGLGQNMKHCELIITEMGLCDPLLRHVPDNPNISRIHDLWYAKSLSSRNTDDEDDLLMKGPLGNVFVDPREF; encoded by the exons ATGGTTAACAAGGCAGCGAACAAGGTTCTTATAAGGAAGTTCAATGAAGACACTGATATTGAGGTGGTGGGGAAGCTAGAGAGGAGCTGTGAGCTAGAGTCTAAAAGGGGGGTCTCCATATTCACTAACATGATGTGTGACCCTCTATGTAGGATTAGGTTCTACCCCGTTCATATCATGCTG GTAGCACAGCTGCTTGAAAATGAGGAGCTTGTCGGAGTAGTTAGAGGATGCATCAAGCATGTGGGGACTGGCTTTGGGGGACATGTGATGGGTTGCATACTAGGCCTTCGAGTCTCTCCCACACACCG GCGGATGGGAATCGGATTCCAATTGATGAACTCAGTGGAGGAGTGGCTGCTGAGAAATGGAGCACAATACACATTCCTGGCCACAGAGAGGAACAATACCGCCTCCACAAATCTCTTCACCGCCAAATGCAGTTACATGAACATCAGCTCACTAATCATATACGTGCAATCAACTTGTTCCTCTGCAAAACATCTGCTGCACCAAACTATTAAAATAGAGAAGTTGCATGTAGACCAGGCAATTTCCCTGTATGAGAACAGGCTAAGAGGCAAAGACATATTTCCAACAGACATGGATGTGATCTTAAAGGAAAAGTTCAGCCTAGGCACTTGGGTGTGTTATTTCAAAGGACAGGGTTGGATCAACTTGGATAGTGAGGAATACAACCATGGAACTATCACCAAAACTCAAAGCTCCTGGGTCATCTTCAGCATATGGAATACCTGTGAAGCTTACAAGCTTCGTATACGAGAGTCACATCCTCTGAGTTATTTTCATGCTACCTTGAGCCatgcaagagagaaaatcTTCTCCTGGTTGAATATACCTCAGAGTAACGTCTCATTGCAAAGCTCTCTTGGGTTTCTCTTTCTCTATGGGATGCATGGGGAGGGAGAGCAGTTTGGTGAGCTCATGAAATCTGCTTGGAACTTCGCATTAGGATTGGGGCAGAATATGAAGCACTGCGAGTTGATTATAACTGAGATGGGACTATGTGATCCTCTCTTAAGGCATGTCCCAGACAATCCAAACATTTCACGCATCCATGATCTCTGGTATGCGAAAAGTTTGAGCAGCCGCAACACTGATGACGAAGATGATCTGCTAATGAAGGGACCTCTGGGAAATGTGTTTGTTGATCCAAGGGAATTCTAG
- the LOC126790370 gene encoding aldehyde dehydrogenase 22A1 — MAFWWPLLVLAFAYAICRFLLMLIPPNVPSIDVDASDVLDDGNQTQENSFIYVPPRGRTAQSETKVQCYEPATMKYLGYFPALTTDEVKERVLLARKAQKTWAKSSFKQRRLFLRILLKYIIEHQDLICEISSRDTGKTMVDASLGEIMTTCEKITWLLSEGEWWLKPEYRSCGRSMIHKRSKVEFHPLGVVGAIVSWNYPFHNIFNPMLAAVFSGNGIVIKVSEHASWSGCFYFRIIQSALAAVGAPENLVDVITGFSETGEALVSSVDKLIFVGSPGVGKMIMRNAAETLTPVTLELGGKDAFIVCEDADVERVAQIAVRAVLQSSGQNCAGAERFYVHKDIYSSFVNQVSKIVKSVSSGPPLAGKYDMGAICMQEHSERLQNLVNDALDKGAKLVVRGSFGHIGEDAVDHFFPPTVIENVNHTMRLMQEEAFGPIMPIMKFSTDEEAIKLANDSRYGLGCAVFSGSQRRAREITSQIQCGVAAINDFASNYMCQSLPFGGVKDSGFGRFAGVEGLRACCLVKSVVEDRWWPYIKTKIPKPIQYPIGENGFEFQGSLVEALYGLNIWDRLRALITVLKMLTDQTSHASTTSKNRDD; from the exons ATGGCGTTTTGGTGGCCGCTGCTCGTCCTGGCTTTCGCTTACGCCATTTGTAGGTTCCTCTTGATGCTCATTCCTCCCAATGTCCCTTCCATTGACGTCGACGCTTCTGACG TATTGGACGACGGGAATCAGACGCAGGAGAACAGTTTCATATAC GTGCCTCCAAGGGGAAGGACAGCACAATCAGAGACAAAGGTTCAGTGCTATGAGCCTGCGACCATGAAATACCTGGGATATTTCCCTGCATTGACAACCGATGAG GTCAAGGAGCGGGTATTACTGGCAAGGAAGGCACAAAAAACATGGGCAAAGAGTAGCTTCAAGCAAAGACGCCTGTTTCTTCGGATTCTTCTCAAGTATATAATAGAACATCAAGACCTTATATGTGA AATATCTTCACGTGATACGGGGAAGACAATGGTAGATGCGTCTTTAGGAGAGATAATGACAACTTGTGAGAAGATCACTTGGCTTCTCTCAGAGGGTGAGTGGTGGCTAAAGCCTGAATACAG ATCTTGTGGAAGATCAATGATTCACAAGAGGTCTAAAGTTGAATTTCACCCTCTTGGAGTTGTTGGTGCCATTGTGTCGTGGAATTATCCTTTCCACAATATCTTTAATCCAATGTTGGCAGCAGTTTTTTCGGGAAATGGTATTGTGATTAAG GTTTCAGAACATGCAAGCTGGTCTGGGTGCTTCTATTTCCGCATTATCCAATCTGCCCTTGCTGCTGTAGGAGCTCCTGAAAATCTAGTTGATGTCATAACAGG GTTTTCTGAAACTGGTGAAGCACTTGTGTCTTCTGTTGACAAGTTAATATTTGTTGGATCACCGGGTGTGGGTAAGATG ATAATGAGAAATGCTGCTGAGACACTTACACCAGTTACACTTGAACTTGGTGGAAAAGATGCATTTATCGTATGTGAAGATGCAGATGTGGAACGT GTTGCCCAAATTGCTGTGAGAGCTGTTCTTCAGTCAAGTGGGCAGAACTGTGCTGGGGCTGAGAGATTTTATGTTCACAAGGACATTTACTCTTCATTTGTCAATCAAGTTTCGAAGATTGTGAAATCTGTTTCATCT GGCCCACCACTTGCTGGAAAGTATGATATGGGTGCTATATGTATGCAAGAGCACTCTGAAAGGCTTCAGAACCTAGTAAATGATGCCTTAGACAAAGGCGCAAAACTTGTTGTTAGGGGAAGCTTTGGCCACATAGGTGAAGATGCAGTTGATCACTTCTTTCCACCCACTGTGATTGAAAATGTAAATCACACGATGAGGTTGATGCAAGAGGAG GCATTTGGACCAATCATGCCAATAATGAAGTTTAGCACTGATGAAGAAGCTATCAAACTAGCCAATGACTCAAGATACGGTCTTGGCTGTGCTGTTTTCTCTGGTAGCCAGCGTCGTGCTAGAGAGATAACTTCCCAGATACAGTGCGGAGTTGCTGCAATAAATGATTTTGCATCAAATTACATGTGTCAG TCCCTGCCATTTGGAGGTGTAAAAGACAGTGGATTTGGAAGATTTGCTGGTGTTGAAGGATTGCGGGCATGTTGTCTTGTAAAATCAGTTGTCGAGGATAGATGGTGGCCCTACATCAAAACCAAGATACCAAAGCCTATTCAG TATCCTATTGGAGAGAATGGATTTGAGTTCCAGGGGTCGCTTGTCGAAGCCCTCTATGGCTTGAACATATGGGACCGACTGCGAGCATTGATCACTGTTCTGAAGATGCTTACTGATCAAACCTCTCATGCTAGCACCACGAGTAAGAATAGAGATGACTGA